The following DNA comes from Bacillota bacterium.
GACCTTGTCCCGGACGTTCCGGGCGACCTCGGAGATCCTCGTCCCGTACCCGACCACCATATTGAGGTTGACGACGACGCTTTCCTGGTCGACGATGACGTCGACCCCCTTGGAGAGGTTCTCCCGCCCCAAAAGCTCGGCGATGCCGTCCTTGAGGCGGCGGGCCGACATGCCGACGATGCCGTAGCATTCAGTCGCCGCAACGCCGGCGATGGTCGCGATGACCTCGTCGGTGATGGCTATTCGGCCGAATTCAGTGGTGATTTCTTTCCCCATGGGTCTGCCCTCCCGGGCCGCGTCTTGCCGCTCTTACCGCTCTTGCCGCTTGAGCCGGCAACACTGTTTCTCTGCCGGGGTCTATTTTTCCTGCCTTGCCTGGCGCGGATACCGCCGCTTGACGACCAGCAAAGGCTTGTCCCACGTAGCGCCGGGGGATTTTGTTAAGACTTGGTCATCGCTTTTGGTAATAAAACAGGGCGGTTCTCAGCGAGCCGCCCTGGCGCGCGACCGGTCACCGGCGTTGGTCATTTCCGGCCGAAGACCCTCAGGACGAGCCGGACGACCGGCGCCAAACCACGCGGAACCTTCAAGACATAGAAT
Coding sequences within:
- a CDS encoding Asp23/Gls24 family envelope stress response protein; translated protein: MGKEITTEFGRIAITDEVIATIAGVAATECYGIVGMSARRLKDGIAELLGRENLSKGVDVIVDQESVVVNLNMVVGYGTRISEVARNVRDKVKYTLESTVGLNVAQVNITVQGVNVANAK